In Corticium candelabrum chromosome 1, ooCorCand1.1, whole genome shotgun sequence, the genomic stretch gactctggccaagcttcaggtggattgtagcacaggtcctaagcctccacgtagcgcatggaggccctgtctctagaggcaggggagctatctccgcaactaaccttaaggttgacgtcattcacgaatgacgtggagggcttgacatttgtccatttttgtccattttgtgtgtgtgtgtgtgtgtgtgtgtgtgtgtgtgtgtgtgtgtgtgtgtgtttgtgtgtgtgtgtgtgcgcgtgcgcacgcgcgcgcatgtgtgtgcacaagCATCTATGGTTGGTTGAGAGAGTTTAGTGAACATTGAGATTGTGGTGTTTAGAGAAGAATTAAAACAGAGGTACGATGGAAAACTGGAAAAGCAGATGGATGGTCCTCTGTTTCAAGTTGTCAGTCGAGTAATGAAGACGGTTGTCGGGCGCAAGATAACAATTCCAGGAAAGTTCAAAGGGTAATCATCCATAGTGCTAGTCAATTACCTCGtttatcatttatttattgcttttaTTACACGTCTTGTTTGCccaaatttttttattatttttctGAATTAGTTATGAAATTATCATCTACTTGCTGTTGCTTTACATTGTTGATTAAAGTTAAGTGTCTGTTGCATGTTGTACACTGGGTTGGCTGTTGACATTTGACGGTTTTGTGACAAGACACAAGATCACCTTGTAGATGTGCCATACTGGTATTGGTAATTGTTGCATCTGTTAGGTGTCATGATCACTCAGCCGTGGCTTGTTCTCACAAAACTTATCCTGGTTTTCTCTATCCGTTGGAACGATGCTTCATCTTTGTCTACAAACCACCCGTTTACATTCGTTACGACGAGGTTGTTAGCGTTAACTTTGCGCGAAGTGTGACAACGAGAACATTTGACTTTGAAGTCGAAGTACAGAATGGCAACATCTTCATCTTTAGCAACATACAAAAGTACGTGTAATGAATAGATATTGACTTTGTCTCGTAATCCGGGGacgtgttgtctgtctgtctctctgtctgtctgtatgtctgtctgtctgtgtgtatgtatgtatatatgtatgtatgtatgtatgtatgtatgtatgtatgtggctcaattggttagagtgtgcagttggagatttgcaacatccgggaccttcagatcagagtttgagtgcgggagggccacatacataaattcccttgggcaaggaactaacatacaattgcctctctctccggagtgtcaggttctgtctacagcaagtatctacagcaagtacagcaagtgtgaatgaagtacatcatagtgacttctgattgtgacttctgatacagtagtattagattgcagaatagtgattacagtatcgaacctggcccttaggggctcttgtatgtacgtatgtacaaaaaatgtatgtatgtatgtctgtttgtctgtctgtttgtctgtcttcgaTGACTTTACATATGATAGAAACATTTAACATTTTGTCTATTGACTGTTGTTTcttgcataaagttagcgcttgttatcggtagagtaagcattcaaataaaacaatctgtctgtctgtacgtacgtatgtatgtatgtatgtatgtatgtatgtatgtatgtatgtggctcaattggttagagtgtgcagttggagattggcaacatccgggacctttgggtcagagttcaagtgtgggagggccacatacataagtttcCTTGGGcgaggaactaacatacaattacctctctctccggagtgttaGTTCTGtcagtacagcaagtatgaagtacataGTGACACagagtgactgctgatagtgttAGATTATAACATATCGTAGCAAGTTTAGTGAttgcagtatctaacctgggccttaggggctcttgtaaacaaaaaatgtatgtatgtatgtatgtctatttgtctgcctgtttctgTACATCTATGAAATGTGCTTGCATACTTGTACACGCTCGCACTCAAGTGCAAACACGCAATTGTATTCACTGCTATTACTATCATTCTTCATCTTGATgtcattgttgtgttgtgtctgtttcatTGTTGTTTAGGGAAGAGTACGCAAAACTGTTTGATTTTGTGTCAATGAAGAAACTTCATATAAGAAATAAGGGAAAGAAGGTACAGTACCGAGAGTCATATACTATATTCAAAGACCAAGAACGGTTTGAATATTAGTCaagtgtttttttgttttattgtgcTTCTTTAGGAGCAGCAGAGTATGGAAGGTGGAGCCTTAGACATGTCAGACAGTGACGAAGAGCCTGATGTCTACATGACACGTGTGAAAGCGGAAGCCGAAGAGAGGCAAGATTCTGATtcagatgaagatgatgacgaTTTTGAGGCAGCAAGCTCGAGTGATGTTGGAGATCTAGAGTAAGTGTTGAGTCTCTGGTAAGGAAATTGTTTCATTAGTTGCATTGGACGTCAAATTGTATGTGGACGTGATGTTTGCTGATGTTGGTTTACGTGTATTTGAGAAGGTTAAGCAATAGCAGATTGAGCAGTTATGATTGTTTCTGTTAGGTATGACAGTGCAGCATCTGTACACAGTAAGAGCAGCGGCGAAAGCGGAGACGATGAAGCAAAGTCGAAGAAGCCGAAACTAGAGAGTAGCAAACCTAAACCTTCAATCAAAGTGAAGTCGCCAGTTAAAACCAAACCAAAACCagagaaaacaagaaaaacaaaatctAAAGACAAAGATCCTACAAAACCCAAGAAACCGATGAGCGTCTACATGTTGTGGTTGAACGACAATCGGCAACGAATCAGGGAAGATAATCCAGATGCGAAGGTAACTGACGTGGCAAAGATTGGCGGACAGCTATGGAAAGAAGTGTCAGACGAAGACAAAAAGGTAAATCAATACTGACTTTGCAAACTTTCCAACTCACACTACAACATGTCTGTTGTACTCGTGAGTCTCTATTGCAACCGCTTGCGTGTGTTGCAGGTGTACGAGGAAAAGGCAAGCAATCTCAAGAAGCAGTACGAAGCTGACATTGAAGCTTGGAAGGCAGGAGGGTCATCAACCGAACCTAAGATGAAATCAAAAAAGTTGGTGTCATTGCATTGTTTTATGTAGCAGCATTAGTCGAATTATAATCGCCAAACACATCGATATAGACACTAACGTATTGCTCATGCTAAACATCAGTATgacttgtgtgtatgtaattgTATCCGTGTCTGTTATTATTCTGTATTTTGTTTGGGTAGAAAAATTATCGTTTGTTGAATTGTATTTAGCCCCAAGAAAAGCAGTACCAGTGTGGCAACTGCCAAGTCGTCTGGTGGATCATTCAAGAGTACAGAGTATGTCGATAGTTCAGATGCCGACTACGAAGCTGATGATGACTGAACATAATACAAGCTGACGTAGCTAGAAGTATTTACATCTTTGAATTAAGAATAAACAATAGTGTTAAGATTTACTGTTCTCACGAGGTTTCTTTCAATCGCTAATTATTAAATTTGCTTAGCGTACTAGACACATGCGCCCGGCGCTCATCTAGCGTGTTGATATCCGTAGATCAAATGGCGTCCATTGCTGCTCGATACCTTCAGAGAGGACTGGTACACGTGCATAGAAAGAAGTCATTAGCTGGTGTTTATTGACTTATGAGTAGGTGCGGGGAGCGTGTGTGCGTTTGCGTAGCACGCTCGTTGTGGTAGAACACACGAACGATGCTGTCGTGCCTGTTACTCTGAATGCTGTCACGGCTGCTAGTAGAATAGGAGGTGAAACTGTAGCACTCGTAGCTGGGACACAGTGTGAAAAGGTATTTTCGAATTATTTCTGTGATTTGTGTTTTATTGGATCTAAAATCGTGTTAATTACGAGTCTGATTTAGTTACTTGTACAAGAGATATtctaatttgtctgtctttgtatcctgcttggctgtgtgtgtgtgtgtgtgtctgtctgtctgtctgtctgtctgtccgtctgtctgtccgtctgtctgtctgtctgtgtatctgtcaaagaaatatattttcataaatcagaactattacaagctaaatcaaactacGCAACTCTTAACTAAAAATCTAATacacgatacactacagtttgtgtgtgtgtgtgtgtgtgtgtgtgtgtgtgtgtgtgtgtgtgtgtgtgtgtgtgtgtgtgtgtgtgtcgcagctgcctgtttgtatgtttgttatctgtttgtgtatttgtgtattgTTTAGGGCTGTTATTGGCAAAAGTCaatgttctgtttgtctgtctctctgtctctctctctgtctctctctctctgtctgtctgtctatctgtttgtatgtcaaaaTCGATTTGCTTTAAATCATCACTACAACTCATACCATGAAACTACATACCTGGCAATACCTTCTCCCATGAtttagtgttaattaactacatgAATTGCCCTTGCATGTTAAGATTTTTAATGAGCACACTATTACATTAGTATATATCAGTCACTATGGATGAAGATCGATGGTTGTATTTATGTACATGTTTAGCATCTGCAAACTGCAACTCTGGATAACAGACGCTTAGACGACAAAATGTTTTGAAAATGACATTTTAGAAGAATTGCATAGTTTAGGGGgcaatacagtacagtacacgtgtaccaCTTTtacaacatgtgtgtgtaactTGCAAtagtatatacatgtaataataataaattgttTGCCAATTTCTTTTGCATTAGGTTGTTGATACGGTGGCCAAGATCGATGGTATTAATAAAGTATTGGTGGCTGATCACGATGCATTAAAAGGCTATCTCCCAGGCATGTCTCGATCTTGCCTCTTCTTCTCAACAAACTGCCTACTGACTGACATTTGTTGCATAGAAATTGTTAGTCCACTTATTGTTGCTGCTCAAAAGCAGTTCTCTTTCTCTCACATCACAGCTGGTTCAAGTGCTTTCTCTAAGGTAAGTGAGTTGCCATTTAGTGTACATTATATGGTTGTTGTAGTTGCACACATTTTCTTTAAAACGTTATGGTTGCATGCacgtttgcttgtctgttgataTACAGGTATGTGGTTTGTGTATGAATACCTCATCTCCACCTGATCTGCACACTTTTTATGAAACATATCTGTTGTGGTATACAGAGTGTTTTACCTCGTGTGGCCGCTCTTCTCGGTGTAGCAGCAATCTCTGATGTGACTGACATCAAAGATGAAGAAACGTTTGTCAGACTAATTTACGCAGGTAACAAACGTGACACAGAAatgtttaactaattaattaataaggaTAATGTGGATGTTTAAGGAAATGCTGTATGCACTGTCAAGTCCAAGGACTCGATCAAAGTCTTCACAGCTCGCGGAACAGCATTTGAGGCCGCTGAAGAAGGCACGTCACAAGCTCCAACAGATGAAGGTAGAAAATGTTGCTATTTGTGACATTAATACTTATAAGGCCAAACCAAAAAAATTTTTGGGTTGGGCTAACCCACCCGCTTATGTTTGGCGGTCTCTGTTTTTTGCGCATGCTCGTCTGCTAGCATGACGTCTTCTATTGCCCTCTTCATTTCCGTGAGTGAGTGAACACACATTTTGAAAGTGGGAAGGTTTGTCGTGTTTGTGCAGACTGTAAACTTTGTGACGTATTGGAGGAGGTGGTGGGATACGGTGACCGGGCAGACCATGTCATCAACATGAGAACTAGCACCACCGCCACTGCCACCAAACAAGACACAGACGATGAAGTACACCACACCACAGAAAAAAAAAACCACCACCCGCTCCCccgtctttctttctctcaaATGTTTACCCCAATCCAACAATGTTTTGGTGTGGCCTCATAAATTATTGTTAGACTGGATGTCATTACAAGTTGTGCTGATGGAACAATGTTGCTGTTATGATAAATAGTGActtatacatgtatgcattaCAGACAGGCTAGACCCATGGTTTTCACAGTTGATGCATTAAATTACCGAACATGTGAAATCTACGTCTCGTGCACAACAGGCCAGAAAAGCACAGAAATTACCTACACAGTACTGACAAAGTAACATGAAATTCTGTGTGCGTTATATCCATGATGTGTTGGTATATAGGGTTGAGTTTATGTTCAGTCCCTGTAAGAGCAACTATTGGTATCAACCATTTAtgctacaaagctgatttctataccaaacctCTGCGCTTGCAACGGAGCATGTCCAtgactactcaaatttgtcattgcagtgcatggtcccctctcgagggatcgacccccgcgtaaaatttctcaatgaCGCGAACGCTATACCTttcagttcattcgaacacacgctcACACCAGCCCCGTGTAGACTATACGGGTCGTTGCTCTCCGTAACGCTTTCAGCGATCGAAGACTTCATGCTGATTGAAAACGCTTTTATACCCTagcgtttctctctaaattctgattgcatttgcatcaAATCCTACCTACATGTTGCCTGTAccgagcgctacacggggagtgtgccGATTTCTAGCCTCAATGTCCACCTCGCCAATTGCACTGCTTGTGTACACCGTTACCGCTGTGCATATCTCGCTCATGCAGgaaaagaatgcaaacaagtataaacattttgaaaaaatgagaagatgtagggttgccgtatGAGAAAGAATAGAAGCAAGGCCATGTAGGGTGttctgtgacatctttcgtatacagactgactgagcaatacatcatccctacattgcaccattttctaattagTTAGGTATAAAACACATGTTATAGTGTCTCTAATTAGCtatagaaaatggtgcaatgtggggatgatgtattgctcagtcagtctgtatgcgaaagatgtcacagcacacccttacatggtcttgtttctattctatttcgtacggcaaccctacatctttctcattttgtttttaatatttatgagATTACACATGACATATCCCTGGATGTTGGCTACTTGTTTGTAGGAATAGTTGCTAAGCAGCAGCGTCGCATGACCGcaaaagtggtggggctgaCTCGCTGCTGAGACTTTGGCTCAGGCctttgatattaaaaattttgaaaacgccccaaaaagtggtggggctttAGCCCCCTCTAGCCCCTATTACGCGACTCCACTGAGCTAAGGTTGTTATTCGTTGTGTTGacaaatgtgtgcatgtgggtgTGTGAAGGGGTTCACCCTTTGACGAGGAGACCTACGATTACATTGTAGGTAAAGAGAGGGGAGGGTAATTTTCCCGGATATCTGTAATACAAAAAGATTTTTGGCGAGCGTATCAATCCCGGACCCACTACTGTTGTGACCGTGAGTGTATACGTAGATAGTTTGTCACAGTATGCAGGCTGCTTGTACAGATGGACTAGTATGAGGTAAGGGAGTGGATGGATTGGATGTGCATGTGGCTGTGCATTGTGGGCATGTGCAGGGCATTGGCTATTTTTATACAAAAGGAATGTGGAGACTACAGAGTGATTGATGGTTATGCGATGgttgtcattttgtgtagCTCCTGGTAGCGATGCTTTCACCTCAGAGAAGCTTTCGGAGTGGATCAGCCATGCTTTGTCACAAAGTGAACGTCCTGAGTTGACAAGTGCCAAAAGAGTTATATCAGGAGGTGCATACAGAACAGGTTGTTACGATTTGTACGGTCGAGTTGATATATCCGATTTCAGGTCGTGGAATGAAAAATGGCGAGAATTTCC encodes the following:
- the LOC134179752 gene encoding electron transfer flavoprotein subunit alpha, mitochondrial-like, translating into MASIAARYLQRGLVRGACVRLRSTLVVVEHTNDAVVPVTLNAVTAASRIGGETVALVAGTQCEKVVDTVAKIDGINKVLVADHDALKGYLPEIVSPLIVAAQKQFSFSHITAGSSAFSKSVLPRVAALLGVAAISDVTDIKDEETFVRLIYAGNAVCTVKSKDSIKVFTARGTAFEAAEEGTSQAPTDEAPGSDAFTSEKLSEWISHALSQSERPELTSAKRVISGGRGMKNGENFQLLYDLADKMGAAVGASRAAVDAGFVPNDMQIGQTGKIVAPELYIAVGISGAIQHLAGMKDSKTIVAINKDPEAPIFQVSDFGLVEDLFKAVPDMTKLLS
- the LOC134188283 gene encoding FACT complex subunit SSRP1-like — protein: MSADVLEFSDVFVLSKGALNGGRLRLQKDKIAFKLNTTGKVEQIGADDVDACHWMKVAKGYELKVMLSSGTVYKFAGFKESDFERLSDFLSKSYAVSLKETVRSVNGWNWGTARFNGSLMSFEVDNKLAFEIPLSDVAQSTTGKNEVSLEFHQNDEAPVSLMEMRFFVPHSNDGEVDTVKEFHDNVVAKADILQATGESIVTFQEINLLTPRGRYSIKMYPTFMHLHGKTYDYKIPYTTVIRLFLLPHPDNRQMFFVIHLDPPIRQGQTRYHFLILTFNVEDDIEVDFSLTEEELKQRYDGKLEKQMDGPLFQVVSRVMKTVVGRKITIPGKFKGCHDHSAVACSHKTYPGFLYPLERCFIFVYKPPVYIRYDEVVSVNFARSVTTRTFDFEVEVQNGNIFIFSNIQKEEYAKLFDFVSMKKLHIRNKGKKEQQSMEGGALDMSDSDEEPDVYMTRVKAEAEERQDSDSDEDDDDFEAASSSDVGDLEYDSAASVHSKSSGESGDDEAKSKKPKLESSKPKPSIKVKSPVKTKPKPEKTRKTKSKDKDPTKPKKPMSVYMLWLNDNRQRIREDNPDAKVTDVAKIGGQLWKEVSDEDKKVYEEKASNLKKQYEADIEAWKAGGSSTEPKMKSKNPKKSSTSVATAKSSGGSFKSTEYVDSSDADYEADDD